The following coding sequences are from one Bradyrhizobium sp. 200 window:
- a CDS encoding S26 family signal peptidase, producing the protein MQIDRTRLWRQASILSAMCAGIITLLMSSAPSVPLLIYNASGSAPLGFYYLEQRLPVRGELAVFKPPPAIELLIIAHKILPVPVPLLKRVEASGGDEVCRAKEPIGTMSINGKVVAEVLEKDREGLPLPSWEGCMRLVEGEFFLLQPHPHSFDSRYFGPVLRCDVLGVAHPLWTWKSDS; encoded by the coding sequence ATGCAGATTGATCGCACAAGACTGTGGCGGCAGGCCAGCATTCTTTCGGCCATGTGCGCCGGCATCATCACTCTTCTGATGTCCTCTGCACCCTCGGTGCCGCTCTTGATTTACAATGCATCCGGCAGCGCTCCGCTGGGGTTCTATTATCTGGAGCAACGCTTACCAGTGCGCGGCGAACTCGCCGTCTTCAAGCCGCCACCCGCGATCGAACTCTTGATCATCGCGCACAAAATCTTGCCTGTGCCGGTACCGCTTCTGAAGCGGGTCGAAGCGAGCGGTGGAGACGAAGTCTGCCGCGCGAAAGAGCCGATCGGCACCATGTCCATCAACGGCAAGGTCGTTGCCGAGGTACTGGAGAAGGACCGGGAGGGGCTGCCGCTTCCCTCCTGGGAAGGCTGCATGAGACTGGTCGAGGGGGAATTTTTCCTGCTGCAGCCGCATCCTCATTCGTTCGACTCGCGATACTTCGGGCCGGTCCTGCGTTGCGATGTCTTGGGCGTGGCGCACCCGCTCTGGACTTGGAAGTCGGATAGTTGA
- the rlxS gene encoding relaxase/mobilization nuclease RlxS (I built this because a sul1 chimera in AMR looks like the C-terminus.), translating into MSDTDDEFRVRLGRIGNRRGRKAVGYVKRVRKIAAKAGAGRPRRSSAFTGSRIGRGHAQGTVSASHRSAGARRVVIKARIVRIKTGDNGAVRAHLRYVQRDGVTREGDPGELYDAGSNRADGKTFAERGAEDRHQFRFIVAPEDSNELADLKPFVRDLMQQMEADLGTRLDWVAADHFNTGHPHSHIVVRGKDDQGKDLVIARDYIAHGIRARASELITREWGPESELEALRKLENEVGAERFTRLDRAILRDVDGETLRLAAKAERDPRRYAMRMGRLRTLEQMGLAEEAAPGVWRVMPEMEPALRRMGERGDIIKTMHRDLTAAGVHRAAADHVIFDGQGGAGRVIGRLVAEGVSDELHDRRYVIVDGIDGRTHYADLGVQQLTSEPLIRNTIVEVRAREVSPRDVDRTIANVAGRNRGVYSTELHREFDPKASGEFIQSHVRRLEAMRRQGLVERSSNGDWSVGADHLERAGQFEAAQRSRSPARITVLSWQSLDELPGASGATWLDKQLVTRSPEVIASTGLGPEFEGALRLRRQWLLEQGLAREQGGRIAYARNLLQTLERRELAEVGARMTRETGLDYAETKPGDRITGTYRRTLTLNSGRFALMERARDFSLVPWRPVLERAKGQAVTGVVGGEGISWSIGQKRGLGL; encoded by the coding sequence ATGTCGGATACCGACGATGAATTCAGGGTCAGGCTCGGCCGGATCGGCAACCGCCGCGGCCGCAAGGCCGTCGGCTATGTCAAACGCGTGCGCAAGATCGCCGCAAAGGCTGGCGCAGGACGGCCGCGCCGAAGCTCGGCTTTTACCGGCTCGCGGATCGGCCGCGGTCACGCCCAGGGAACAGTGTCGGCGAGCCATCGTTCGGCAGGTGCGCGGCGGGTGGTCATCAAGGCGCGCATTGTCCGCATCAAGACGGGCGATAACGGCGCCGTCAGGGCGCATCTGCGCTATGTGCAGCGCGACGGGGTGACCCGCGAAGGCGACCCCGGCGAGTTGTACGATGCTGGCAGCAACCGTGCCGACGGAAAGACTTTCGCGGAACGAGGCGCGGAAGACCGCCACCAGTTCCGGTTCATCGTCGCTCCGGAAGACAGCAATGAGCTTGCCGACCTCAAGCCGTTTGTACGCGACTTGATGCAGCAGATGGAGGCCGACCTCGGCACCCGGCTTGATTGGGTGGCGGCCGACCACTTCAACACCGGTCATCCCCACAGCCACATTGTGGTGCGCGGCAAGGACGACCAGGGCAAGGATCTTGTGATCGCGCGGGATTACATCGCTCACGGCATCCGCGCGCGGGCCAGCGAGCTCATCACCCGCGAGTGGGGACCTGAGAGCGAACTGGAGGCATTACGCAAGCTAGAGAACGAAGTGGGCGCCGAGCGATTCACCCGGCTCGATCGTGCTATCCTGCGGGACGTGGATGGGGAAACGTTGAGGCTTGCCGCCAAAGCTGAGCGCGATCCGCGGCGGTACGCGATGCGGATGGGACGGCTACGAACGCTGGAGCAGATGGGCCTGGCGGAGGAAGCCGCGCCGGGCGTCTGGCGGGTCATGCCGGAGATGGAGCCGGCGCTGCGGCGGATGGGCGAGCGCGGCGACATCATCAAGACGATGCATCGCGATCTGACCGCCGCAGGAGTCCACCGTGCGGCCGCTGACCATGTGATCTTCGATGGGCAGGGCGGCGCCGGTCGGGTGATCGGGCGGCTGGTCGCAGAAGGGGTCTCCGATGAGTTGCATGACCGTCGATACGTGATCGTGGACGGGATCGATGGGCGAACGCATTACGCCGATCTCGGAGTCCAGCAGTTGACCTCCGAACCCTTGATCCGAAATACGATCGTCGAAGTTCGCGCACGCGAGGTAAGCCCGCGCGACGTTGACCGAACCATCGCGAATGTCGCTGGCCGCAACCGTGGCGTCTACAGTACCGAACTGCATCGGGAGTTCGATCCGAAGGCCTCCGGGGAGTTCATTCAGTCGCATGTCCGCCGGCTGGAAGCTATGCGGCGGCAAGGCCTCGTCGAGCGCTCAAGTAACGGCGACTGGTCCGTTGGTGCGGATCACCTCGAACGCGCGGGTCAGTTCGAGGCCGCGCAGCGATCGCGCAGCCCGGCACGGATCACCGTGTTGTCCTGGCAGAGCCTTGACGAATTGCCGGGCGCGTCCGGCGCGACGTGGCTCGACAAGCAACTCGTCACCAGATCGCCGGAGGTGATTGCATCGACGGGACTGGGACCGGAGTTCGAGGGCGCGCTTCGTTTGCGGCGGCAGTGGTTGCTGGAGCAAGGCCTTGCGCGCGAGCAGGGCGGACGGATCGCTTACGCGCGCAATCTGCTTCAAACGCTGGAGCGGCGAGAACTAGCCGAGGTCGGCGCGCGCATGACGCGCGAGACCGGTCTTGATTACGCCGAGACCAAACCGGGCGACCGGATCACAGGTACCTATCGCCGTACGCTGACGCTTAACAGCGGTCGGTTCGCGCTGATGGAGCGGGCGCGCGACTTCAGTCTCGTGCCATGGCGGCCAGTGCTTGAGCGGGCCAAGGGGCAGGCCGTCACCGGCGTCGTCGGCGGCGAGGGGATTTCATGGTCGATCGGACAAAAGCGCGGCTTGGGCTTATAG
- a CDS encoding CopG family transcriptional regulator: MKPKLSAYVSDHVAKRLAQAASRPGTNKSAIVDAALDRFLNPERDQSGDAALVRRLDRMSRQLDRMDRDLSITAETIALFVRYYLTITPPLPSGDQNAARALGRERFEMFVAQIGKRVASGGRLVADVMERVSASNPDLFLRNLEEGAPLGQPTAGDKTNPRATEATGEPPEHPPEGREEVGYV; the protein is encoded by the coding sequence ATGAAACCGAAACTGTCTGCCTATGTCTCTGACCATGTCGCCAAGCGTCTTGCGCAGGCAGCCAGCCGGCCAGGTACCAACAAGTCGGCGATTGTTGACGCAGCGCTCGATCGCTTTCTCAATCCGGAGCGCGACCAGAGCGGCGATGCAGCCCTGGTGCGGCGCCTCGATCGTATGAGCCGGCAGCTCGACCGGATGGACCGCGATCTTTCGATCACGGCGGAAACCATTGCGCTATTTGTCCGCTACTACCTAACCATCACGCCGCCATTGCCGTCGGGTGACCAGAACGCCGCGCGGGCCTTGGGCCGCGAGCGCTTTGAGATGTTCGTTGCCCAGATCGGCAAACGCGTCGCTTCGGGCGGACGGCTCGTGGCCGACGTGATGGAGCGGGTCAGCGCGTCGAATCCGGATCTGTTCTTGCGGAATCTGGAGGAGGGCGCGCCGTTGGGCCAGCCGACGGCAGGAGACAAAACTAACCCCCGTGCAACTGAAGCAACGGGTGAGCCGCCGGAGCATCCTCCGGAAGGACGAGAGGAGGTCGGCTATGTCTGA
- a CDS encoding conjugal transfer protein TraG: MFPAKIYVGQIAVVFGIVVTSTWGATQWTASALGYQDGLGSPWFTLSGYPVYLPWRLFEWWYAYEAYAPEIFECAGAMSAGGGIAGALFAVVNSVWRARQNHLVTTYGSARWATHKEIAGAGLFRAKGVFLGRIDDHYLRHDGPEHVMCFAPTRSGKGVGLVLPTLLSWTSSAVVHDIKGENWHLTAGWRSRFSYCLLFDPTDTRSARYNPLLEVRKGAAEVRDVQNIADILVDPEGALERRTHWEKTSHALLVGVILHVLYAEENKTLTRVTEILADPAQSFEKTLRIMMATNHLGTADAPKVHPVVAATARELLNKSENERSGVLSTAVSFLGLYRDPTIGRNTEACDWRIADLVATDRPVTLYLVVPPSDISRTKPLIRLILNQIGRRLTETLNTNDGAPRQRQLLMMLDEFPALGRLDFFESALAFMAGYGIRAYLIAQSLNQIAKAYGENNAILDNCHVRIAFAANDERTAKRISDALGTATELRAQRNYAGHRLAPWLGHVMVSRQETARPLLTPGEVMQLPQNEAIVLVSGLAPVRAKKLRHYEDENFVKRLLPPPKLDSGPYTDRPPLRSHDWQDQLRQVDLRLATLPFRDLMQDSEEEGGLKPQLPLFDEPARGVGDAPSGEERLFEDDSDAASDRSQMQRATSQSATVRRAHAVTRDDDDVLPAF; the protein is encoded by the coding sequence ATGTTTCCGGCAAAAATCTACGTAGGACAGATCGCCGTCGTCTTCGGCATCGTCGTCACTTCGACGTGGGGCGCGACGCAGTGGACGGCTAGCGCGCTCGGCTATCAGGACGGCCTTGGCTCGCCCTGGTTCACGCTGTCGGGCTATCCGGTCTATCTGCCGTGGCGGCTGTTCGAGTGGTGGTACGCCTACGAAGCATACGCGCCCGAGATCTTCGAGTGCGCCGGCGCCATGTCCGCCGGTGGCGGAATTGCAGGTGCGCTGTTTGCGGTTGTCAATTCAGTCTGGCGCGCCCGGCAAAATCACCTGGTCACGACCTATGGCTCGGCTCGCTGGGCGACACATAAGGAAATCGCTGGTGCCGGACTGTTCCGGGCCAAGGGCGTTTTCCTCGGTCGCATCGACGACCACTATCTCCGCCATGATGGTCCAGAACATGTGATGTGCTTTGCGCCGACGCGCTCGGGCAAGGGCGTCGGTCTGGTGCTGCCGACCTTGCTGTCCTGGACCTCGTCGGCCGTGGTTCACGACATCAAGGGCGAGAACTGGCACCTCACAGCCGGTTGGCGGTCGCGTTTCTCGTATTGTTTGTTGTTCGATCCGACCGACACACGCAGTGCCCGGTACAATCCGCTGCTCGAGGTGCGCAAGGGCGCTGCGGAAGTCCGCGACGTTCAGAACATTGCCGACATCCTGGTTGATCCTGAAGGCGCGCTTGAGCGCCGTACCCATTGGGAAAAGACCAGCCACGCGCTGCTCGTCGGCGTGATCCTTCACGTTCTCTACGCCGAGGAGAACAAGACTCTCACCCGCGTCACCGAAATCCTCGCCGATCCCGCCCAATCGTTCGAGAAGACATTGCGGATCATGATGGCGACCAACCATCTTGGCACGGCGGACGCACCGAAGGTTCACCCCGTGGTCGCGGCGACCGCGCGGGAATTGCTCAATAAGTCCGAGAATGAGCGCTCCGGCGTGCTGTCGACCGCGGTGAGTTTCCTCGGGCTTTACCGGGATCCAACCATCGGCCGCAACACCGAGGCCTGCGACTGGCGGATCGCTGACCTCGTTGCCACCGACAGGCCAGTCACGCTCTATCTCGTGGTGCCGCCCTCCGACATCAGCCGCACCAAGCCATTGATCAGGCTGATCCTCAATCAGATCGGCCGCCGCCTTACCGAAACGTTGAACACGAATGACGGAGCGCCGAGGCAGCGCCAACTCCTGATGATGCTAGACGAGTTCCCGGCGCTGGGGCGGCTTGATTTCTTCGAGAGCGCGCTGGCGTTCATGGCCGGCTACGGCATCCGGGCCTACCTGATCGCGCAGTCGCTTAACCAGATCGCCAAGGCCTATGGTGAGAACAACGCTATTCTCGACAATTGCCATGTACGCATTGCGTTTGCCGCCAATGATGAGCGCACTGCAAAGCGCATCTCGGATGCGCTCGGCACCGCCACGGAACTGAGGGCGCAGCGCAACTATGCCGGCCATCGGCTTGCGCCCTGGCTAGGCCACGTCATGGTCAGTCGGCAGGAAACTGCACGGCCGCTTTTGACGCCTGGCGAGGTGATGCAGCTCCCGCAGAACGAGGCCATCGTTCTCGTGTCGGGCCTTGCACCCGTCCGCGCGAAGAAGCTGCGACACTATGAAGACGAAAATTTCGTCAAGCGGCTGCTTCCACCGCCAAAGCTTGATAGCGGCCCTTACACCGATCGCCCACCCTTGAGATCCCATGATTGGCAGGACCAGCTCCGGCAGGTCGATCTCCGGCTGGCAACGCTTCCGTTCCGCGATCTGATGCAAGACTCCGAGGAAGAGGGCGGGCTCAAGCCGCAACTTCCCCTGTTCGATGAGCCTGCGCGTGGCGTCGGCGACGCACCTTCAGGAGAGGAACGCCTCTTTGAAGACGATTCCGACGCGGCCTCCGATCGTAGCCAGATGCAGCGGGCCACCAGCCAGTCGGCAACGGTTCGCCGCGCCCATGCGGTCACGCGCGACGACGACGATGTACTTCCAGCTTTTTGA
- the trbE gene encoding conjugal transfer protein TrbE: MLNLREFRSHAHRLADWLPWACLVAPGIVLNKDGSFQRTVRYRGPDLDSATEAELMSAASRVNNVLKRFGSGWALFFDATRIPASDYPRSQFPDAVSWLVDEERRASFEGTVDAAWGDPSRHGSQHFESIAHLTFMYLPPVERVSRLEALFLENPGNQTAGAKLLSRLFRREHAARSQLVADHDAPGLDGSIDGQPPQRAAQPDRAGPYQEHLQRFIQETDRAVDLLSSVLPEIAVLDDKDTLTYLHSCVSTKQHPVGVPEIPAYLDAFLSDEPLTGGLSPAIGRSHLRTVTVLGFPAVTFPGVLDDLNRLGVAYRWATRFLPLDRTQAHTALSRYRRQWFAKRKSLGAILKEVMFNEQAALLDTDADNKAVDADAALQELGDDLVAFGYITTTVTVHDEDSYAADEKIRAVERAINSRGFTTIRENVNAVEAWLGSLPGQAYANLRQPIVHTLNLAHMCPLSAVWAGEARCEHLDGPPLLLAKTKGATPFRLTLHVGDVGHSLIVGPTGAGKSVLLSVLALQFRRYQRSQLVIFDKGGSARAATLALGGAWYELGVKGGLAFQPLRDVDDEGARLWALDWLCGVLAHERVLITPEVKETIWSALKSLGSAPVAERTMTGLVALLARDALRQALTPYTLEGPYGRFLDADADRLSSADVLTFEMEELMALPGLVAPVLTYLFHALEARFDGRPTLLVLDEAWLFLDDPLFADRIREWLKTLRKKNVAVVFATQSLSDIADSQIAPAIIESCPTRIFLPNPRALEPAQSETYRRFGLNDTQVRLIAEAFPKRDYYLQSRAGNRLFELGLGPIALAFAAASSPDDQRLIEALLSKFGHSQFAEHYLAARDLQWAANLISTFEHVRGT, encoded by the coding sequence ATGCTGAATTTGCGCGAGTTCCGCTCCCACGCACATCGGCTGGCCGACTGGCTGCCCTGGGCCTGTCTGGTTGCGCCCGGCATTGTCCTGAACAAGGACGGTAGTTTCCAGCGCACAGTCCGTTACCGCGGTCCAGATCTCGACAGCGCAACCGAAGCGGAACTGATGAGCGCCGCGTCCCGCGTCAACAATGTCCTGAAAAGATTTGGCTCAGGCTGGGCGCTGTTCTTCGATGCCACCCGCATACCGGCCTCGGATTACCCGCGGTCGCAATTTCCCGATGCGGTGTCCTGGCTGGTCGACGAGGAGCGACGCGCGTCCTTTGAGGGAACGGTTGATGCGGCGTGGGGTGACCCCTCGCGTCACGGGAGCCAACATTTTGAGAGCATTGCGCATCTCACATTCATGTATCTGCCGCCGGTCGAGCGGGTCTCAAGGCTGGAGGCCCTGTTTCTGGAAAATCCGGGCAATCAAACGGCCGGCGCGAAGCTGTTGTCTCGCTTATTTCGGCGAGAGCACGCCGCTCGCTCGCAGCTCGTGGCCGACCACGATGCGCCGGGACTTGATGGCTCGATCGACGGTCAACCGCCACAACGCGCAGCGCAGCCGGACCGCGCTGGTCCGTATCAGGAGCATCTCCAGCGCTTCATTCAGGAGACCGATCGTGCCGTCGATCTGCTCTCGTCGGTTCTGCCGGAAATCGCCGTGCTCGACGACAAGGACACGCTGACTTATCTGCATAGCTGTGTTTCGACGAAGCAGCATCCCGTCGGTGTTCCCGAGATTCCGGCCTATCTGGACGCATTCCTGAGCGATGAGCCGCTGACCGGAGGACTTTCGCCAGCGATCGGCCGCAGCCACCTTCGCACAGTGACCGTGCTAGGTTTTCCGGCCGTCACGTTTCCGGGGGTACTCGACGATTTGAATCGGCTTGGCGTCGCCTATCGATGGGCGACGCGCTTCCTGCCGCTCGACCGGACGCAAGCTCATACCGCACTTTCCCGCTATCGGCGGCAATGGTTTGCCAAACGGAAATCCCTGGGCGCCATCCTGAAGGAGGTGATGTTCAACGAGCAGGCAGCCTTGCTCGACACCGACGCCGACAACAAGGCAGTCGACGCTGACGCGGCGCTCCAGGAACTCGGCGATGATCTCGTGGCATTCGGATACATCACGACGACGGTCACGGTTCACGACGAAGATTCCTACGCCGCCGACGAAAAGATCCGCGCGGTCGAACGAGCCATCAACAGCCGCGGCTTCACCACGATCCGGGAGAACGTCAACGCGGTGGAAGCCTGGCTCGGCAGCCTGCCGGGGCAGGCCTACGCGAATCTACGTCAGCCGATCGTCCATACCCTCAACCTCGCCCATATGTGCCCCTTGTCTGCCGTTTGGGCAGGCGAGGCGCGCTGCGAACATCTGGATGGACCACCGCTTCTCCTGGCAAAAACCAAGGGCGCGACGCCGTTTCGCTTGACCCTGCATGTCGGCGATGTCGGCCACAGCCTGATCGTTGGGCCAACGGGCGCCGGTAAATCTGTCCTTCTGTCGGTATTGGCTCTTCAATTCCGCCGCTATCAAAGATCTCAGCTCGTGATCTTCGACAAGGGTGGTTCGGCCCGAGCGGCAACGCTTGCGCTCGGCGGCGCCTGGTATGAGTTGGGGGTGAAGGGCGGACTAGCGTTCCAGCCACTCCGCGATGTCGACGACGAGGGAGCGCGGCTCTGGGCGCTTGACTGGTTGTGCGGCGTTCTTGCCCATGAACGGGTCCTCATCACGCCAGAGGTCAAGGAGACGATCTGGTCGGCCTTGAAGAGCCTTGGGTCGGCGCCAGTTGCCGAGCGTACCATGACCGGGCTTGTGGCGCTGCTCGCACGCGACGCACTGCGTCAGGCGCTGACGCCTTACACTCTGGAAGGCCCTTACGGGCGCTTCCTTGATGCCGACGCGGACAGGTTGTCTAGCGCCGATGTGTTGACGTTCGAGATGGAAGAACTGATGGCGCTGCCCGGACTGGTGGCGCCCGTGCTGACCTACCTGTTTCATGCACTCGAGGCGCGATTTGATGGCCGGCCGACGCTTCTGGTCCTGGATGAGGCGTGGTTGTTCCTGGACGATCCGTTGTTCGCCGATCGCATCCGCGAATGGCTGAAGACGCTCCGCAAGAAGAACGTCGCCGTGGTCTTCGCGACCCAGTCGCTCAGTGACATTGCCGACAGCCAGATTGCGCCGGCGATCATTGAGTCCTGCCCAACCCGGATATTCCTGCCAAACCCTCGGGCACTAGAGCCAGCGCAGTCGGAGACCTACCGCCGTTTCGGCCTTAACGACACGCAAGTGCGCCTGATCGCGGAAGCCTTTCCGAAGCGGGACTACTACCTGCAATCGCGCGCCGGCAATCGCCTGTTCGAGCTTGGGCTCGGTCCAATTGCGCTTGCCTTCGCGGCGGCTTCATCGCCCGATGATCAGCGCCTGATCGAGGCGCTACTCTCCAAATTCGGCCACAGCCAATTCGCGGAACACTACCTCGCCGCCCGAGATCTTCAGTGGGCGGCCAATCTGATCAGCACCTTCGAACATGTCAGGGGCACGTGA
- a CDS encoding GSU2403 family nucleotidyltransferase fold protein, whose translation MAPGQRLDITYQTLYSELVQRSLDESFTSEFSANGRFVAVEVKGKKYWYFDTPKPEGGAQDRRYVGPVDDPEITKRVEAFKDLKADLKGRRRLVSTLTREAYLPRPLPMTGQVVEGLAKAGFFRMRGVLVGTVAYQCYSAVLGTRLDAVAMQTGDADFAQFHEISVAIKDSMPPILEVLRQVDPTFREIPSQADGRVSTQFVSRDNFKVEFLTPNQWSDDQAGKPVPMPALGGAAALPLRFLDYLIYEPIRAVLLHGAGVPVLIPSPERYAIHKLIVGSRRKEDRDATAKSSKDRLQARSIIEAMIANRQHADLASSFTEAWDRGDHWRAAIRTSIATYDDGFQNSFRTELAKGVTELGSKLADYDLAEKPTDTATLRPK comes from the coding sequence ATGGCTCCCGGCCAGCGCCTCGATATCACCTACCAGACGCTCTACTCTGAATTGGTCCAGCGCAGCCTCGACGAGAGCTTCACCTCCGAGTTCTCCGCGAACGGCAGATTCGTGGCCGTGGAGGTCAAGGGCAAGAAGTACTGGTACTTCGACACGCCCAAGCCCGAGGGCGGCGCCCAGGATCGCCGCTACGTCGGTCCCGTTGACGATCCTGAAATCACCAAAAGGGTCGAGGCGTTCAAGGATCTGAAGGCCGATCTGAAAGGACGCCGGCGTCTCGTTTCCACACTGACGCGCGAGGCCTACCTGCCGCGCCCGCTGCCCATGACTGGCCAGGTGGTGGAAGGACTGGCGAAGGCCGGCTTCTTCCGTATGAGGGGCGTGCTCGTCGGAACCGTTGCCTACCAATGCTACTCTGCCGTGCTTGGTACACGCCTTGATGCGGTCGCCATGCAGACCGGCGATGCTGACTTTGCGCAATTCCACGAAATTTCGGTGGCTATCAAGGATTCCATGCCACCCATCCTGGAGGTGCTTCGACAGGTCGATCCGACCTTTCGCGAGATTCCGAGCCAGGCAGATGGCAGGGTCTCCACCCAGTTCGTCTCGAGGGACAACTTCAAGGTGGAATTTCTGACGCCCAATCAATGGTCCGACGACCAGGCAGGCAAGCCAGTCCCGATGCCAGCGTTGGGCGGGGCGGCGGCACTCCCGCTCCGCTTCCTCGACTACCTGATCTACGAGCCCATCCGCGCCGTGTTGCTGCACGGTGCAGGCGTGCCAGTCCTCATCCCATCGCCGGAGCGATACGCCATCCACAAACTCATTGTCGGATCCCGCCGGAAGGAAGATCGCGACGCAACCGCAAAGAGTTCGAAGGACCGGCTTCAGGCCCGGTCAATCATCGAAGCGATGATCGCGAACCGGCAGCATGCTGATCTTGCCTCGAGCTTTACGGAGGCCTGGGACCGCGGCGATCACTGGAGAGCGGCGATCCGCACCAGCATCGCGACCTACGACGACGGCTTCCAGAATTCGTTCCGAACCGAACTTGCCAAGGGCGTAACCGAACTCGGCTCCAAGCTCGCCGATTACGATCTTGCAGAGAAGCCAACCGATACCGCTACGCTCCGCCCAAAATGA
- a CDS encoding TrbC/VirB2 family protein, whose amino-acid sequence MTFRLQVLAAGGCLARLRYVAEPVIVDIGAGAIVTLLTTSAAWAAGSGMPWEAPLERILESVQGPVAKIVAVIIITVTGISLAFGDTSGGFRKMVQVVFGLSIAFAASSFFLSFFSFGGGALI is encoded by the coding sequence ATGACGTTCAGACTGCAAGTATTAGCCGCGGGTGGTTGCCTTGCACGGCTTCGCTATGTTGCCGAGCCCGTCATCGTCGACATCGGCGCCGGCGCCATTGTCACGTTACTGACGACGTCGGCCGCTTGGGCGGCGGGCTCCGGCATGCCGTGGGAAGCGCCGCTCGAGCGCATTCTGGAATCTGTGCAGGGGCCAGTCGCAAAGATCGTAGCTGTCATCATCATCACGGTGACGGGGATCTCGCTCGCCTTTGGCGATACGTCCGGCGGCTTCCGAAAGATGGTCCAGGTCGTGTTCGGCCTGTCCATCGCCTTTGCGGCCAGCTCTTTTTTTCTGTCGTTTTTCTCGTTCGGCGGCGGAGCGCTGATCTGA
- the trbB gene encoding P-type conjugative transfer ATPase TrbB: MSDLLSPETRERRRNMLRTAMGPAIALALDEPDVVEVLVNPDGRLWLDRHGSGRADTGVVLTPHEAERIIRLVASHVRAEASGSSPIVSAELPETGERFEGLLPPVALVACFAIRKPATTTFHLSDYVRAQIASPAMAKILTEAVAEGRNILVAGGTGSGKTTLANALLAEVASLDQRVVIIEDTRELRCDAKDAVALRTKPGVATLADLVRSTLRLRPDRIVVGEVRGGEALDMLKAWNTGHPGGIATVHANSARAALYRIEQLIQEAVTTVPRRLIAEAIDLVVFIKGRGPGRRIETIVEVKGLDLSGDYVLEIPPGLPTPANHP; encoded by the coding sequence ATGTCTGATCTCCTCTCGCCCGAGACCCGTGAGCGCCGCCGCAACATGCTGCGTACTGCCATGGGCCCGGCCATCGCATTAGCGCTTGATGAGCCGGACGTTGTTGAAGTTCTGGTCAATCCCGACGGCCGGCTCTGGCTCGACCGCCATGGTTCCGGACGGGCGGACACCGGCGTGGTCCTGACGCCGCACGAGGCCGAGCGGATCATCCGTCTCGTTGCAAGCCACGTCCGCGCCGAGGCCAGCGGATCGTCTCCGATCGTCTCTGCCGAACTGCCCGAAACCGGCGAGCGCTTCGAGGGGCTGTTGCCACCGGTGGCGCTCGTGGCCTGCTTTGCCATCCGCAAGCCCGCAACAACCACGTTCCATTTATCAGACTATGTCCGAGCGCAGATTGCCTCGCCGGCGATGGCAAAAATCCTCACCGAGGCTGTCGCAGAAGGGCGCAACATCCTGGTCGCTGGCGGGACCGGTTCGGGCAAGACCACGCTTGCCAATGCGCTCCTGGCCGAGGTCGCAAGTCTCGACCAGCGCGTGGTCATCATCGAGGATACCCGCGAACTTCGATGCGACGCCAAGGATGCGGTCGCGCTGAGGACCAAGCCCGGCGTCGCAACGCTTGCCGATCTCGTGCGGTCGACCCTTCGGCTGCGCCCCGACCGGATTGTCGTCGGAGAGGTTCGGGGAGGCGAAGCCCTCGACATGCTGAAAGCCTGGAACACCGGCCATCCCGGTGGAATAGCAACCGTGCACGCCAACTCCGCGCGTGCGGCACTCTATCGGATCGAGCAACTGATCCAGGAAGCGGTAACGACCGTTCCCCGCCGGCTAATCGCAGAAGCGATCGATCTCGTCGTCTTCATCAAGGGACGGGGCCCCGGACGCCGCATCGAGACAATTGTTGAGGTCAAAGGCCTCGATCTTTCAGGCGACTACGTCCTGGAGATACCGCCCGGCCTGCCGACCCCCGCCAATCATCCCTGA
- a CDS encoding VirB3 family type IV secretion system protein: protein MRREGFELVLHRSLTEPILIGGAPRAAAILLGTVSAVLALGLRLWLAGLVLWIVGHGVAVWLAKRDPAFVEVAVRHTKHKGWLAC from the coding sequence ATGCGGCGCGAGGGCTTTGAACTCGTTCTTCACCGCTCGCTGACCGAGCCAATCCTGATTGGGGGCGCCCCGCGCGCTGCCGCGATCCTGCTTGGCACGGTTTCGGCCGTGCTCGCGCTCGGCTTAAGGCTCTGGCTCGCGGGGCTCGTGCTCTGGATCGTAGGGCACGGCGTCGCCGTCTGGCTTGCCAAGCGCGATCCGGCCTTTGTCGAAGTCGCTGTCCGCCACACCAAGCACAAGGGATGGCTCGCATGCTGA